The Yersinia entomophaga nucleotide sequence GGACAGTTTATTCTTGCTCACTGCGCCTCACTTGAATCTGCATTTATCGCTCGTTGCGACTAAAAGAACTATGATACACATAATTTTATCATTTAACCGTTTGTTCGGTTGATCCCCCCGATGAATAGGCAGGAAATATCATGGCAGGAAATGAAAATAATCTGATCTGGATTGATCTGGAAATGACCGGTCTCGATCCAGAGCGGGATCGGATTATTGAGATCGCAACGTTGGTAACGGATGCCAATCTTAATATTCTGGCAGAAGGCCCGGTTTTGGCGGTGCATCAGTCTGATGAGCAACTGGCGCTAATGGATGAGTGGAATGTGCGTACTCATACCGGTAGTGGTCTGGTTGAGCGGGTAAAAGCCAGCCCATTCAACGACCATGATGCAGAAATGCAGACCATTGCTTTCCTCGAACAATGGGTGCCGGCCGGCAAATCGCCTATCTGCGGTAACAGCGTGGGTCAGGATCGCCGCTTCCTGTTCCGCTATATGCCTGCGCTGGAAGCTTATTTCCACTATCGCTATCTGGACGTCAGCACATTGAAAGAGCTGGCTCGCCGTTGGAAACCGGAAATCCTGCCGGGCTTTAAAAAGCAAAATACGCACCAGGCGCTGGACGATATTCGTGAATCTGTGGCGGAACTGGCTTATTACCGCGAACATTTTATCCAGCTTTAGTCTTTAATAGATAAAATCTGGTTTAAACACGGCAGAATCTTGTTCTCAGTACTATGATTCTGTCGTGCAAATCACGGGTTTTAAGCGCTTAGCCGATTTATTCAACACCCGTCGCTGGCAAAAAGTACATATTGTTGATTTAATCGACACTTGAACGAAAAAATGATTTTTTTGCTTTCAGGGGCTTGCAGCAAAACGGAATTCTCGTATAATGCGCACCCCGTACCGATGAAGATTTTCGCCAGTTAGCGAGATCGAATTTAGTACGTAGAGCGGGAATAGCTCAGTTGGTAGAGCACGACCTTGCCAAGGTCGGGGTCGCGAGTTCGAGTCTCGTTTCCCGCTCCAAATTTTTCAAGTAGTGGCAGAAGCTAACGATGTCGGCGAACCATTCGCTAATATCTGTGATGCGGGAATAGCTCAGTTGGTAGAGCACGACCTTGCCAAGGTCGGGGTCGCGAGTTCGAGTCTCGTTTCCCGCTCCAATCTTCAGCCATGAATACCAAATGCCGTCAAACAGACAGCAGGGTGCATCAGCATCTCAATGCGGGAATAGCTCAGTTGGTAGAGCACGACCTTGCCAAGGTCGGGGTCGCGAGTTCGAGTCTCGTTTCCCGCTCCAATTTTATCTTCATCTCCAAAATAATTATCCACAGACAGTTCGCGCTTTTTGTCGTGCCTTTCACAGAATGTATTAACTTCTTCAACAGACTTATCCACAGATTCTGTATTTTTTATATACTGATGCTAATTAAACCAATGGCTATTGCCTAAATTTAACTATTTGTTTTAATTGTTTATTTATTTATGGGAAAACGTTATGGCGATCTCTTGCGCTTTTTTTCCCACTTGATTGGCAAGGCATTTTTATTTTTATGCACAGGGCGCTTGACAGGTTTATTACGGAAAAACCCGCGATTGAAAAGTTATCATGCGTCTCGCGGCAGCCCTTTCTCAATGGCTCGAACCAGCCTCTTTTTCTGCGATGACTGCACTTCAACACTTTGTTCTGCCCGCCGCGCCAACTGCCGCTCGATAGCCCAGACGATATGCTCATCCAACATAGGGTCGATGCCTTTGCGACTTTCCAGCGCCAGCACAATTTCATCCTGATAGGCGGCATTTCCCAAAGCCACCGAGATATTACGTAGCCAGCGCAGATGCCCAATACGGCGGATCGCGGAACCTTCGGTGACTCGTAGAAACTTTTCTTCATTCCAGGCGAACAGATCCAGCAGCTTTGGCGTATGTAATACCGCACGCGGGCTGAAATCTTCCTCCTCTGTTAGTTGAGAGAAGCGGTTCCACGGGCAAATCAGTTGGCAATCATCACAGCCATAAATACGATTTCCCATTAACGGTCTAAATTCTTCGGGAATAGCGCCTTCCAACTCAATGGTGAGATAGGAAATACAGCGGCGAGCATCCACGGTGTAAGGCGCGACAATGGCCCCGGTTGG carries:
- the orn gene encoding oligoribonuclease translates to MAGNENNLIWIDLEMTGLDPERDRIIEIATLVTDANLNILAEGPVLAVHQSDEQLALMDEWNVRTHTGSGLVERVKASPFNDHDAEMQTIAFLEQWVPAGKSPICGNSVGQDRRFLFRYMPALEAYFHYRYLDVSTLKELARRWKPEILPGFKKQNTHQALDDIRESVAELAYYREHFIQL